One Triticum dicoccoides isolate Atlit2015 ecotype Zavitan chromosome 5B, WEW_v2.0, whole genome shotgun sequence genomic window carries:
- the LOC119307679 gene encoding pentatricopeptide repeat-containing protein At3g29230-like, which yields MSTAASALRPAPRWGAPSQRRLVEQHLASLPHGLQRLRHVQELHAQLLKHGIHLDPLTASKLISSYALQRRLPASRLVFASFPNRHATTFLPNTLLRVYALNALPHAAVSVFSAMPQRDSFTYSFLIKALSSAGLNPLRAVHSHVVKLGSIEDTYVGNALIDAYSKNGGFLDASKVFEEMPRRDTVSWNSAMAAMVRQGELASARRMFDEMPEKDTVSWNTVLDGYTKAGKMEEAFELFQCMPERNVVSWSTVVSGYCKKGDMEMARVIFDKMPTKNLVTWTIMVSACAQNGLVEEAGRLFTQMKEAAVELDVAAVVSILAACAESGSLALGKRIHRYVRTRQLGRSTHVCNAMIDMFCKCGCVNRADYVFDTEIAEKDSVSWNTIIGGFAMHGHGDKALDFFAQMKLQGFRPDAVTMINVLSACTHMGFVEEGRRYFSNMERDYGIVPQIEHYGCMIDLLGRGGLIEEAVDLIKSMPWDPNEVIWGSLLSACRLHKNVEYAEIAVNELSKLQPSNAGNYAVLSNIYAEAGQWSDMAKARMQMKGTGSQKSAGSSWIELDEAFHEFTVGDRKHSDSDQISEMVDRLSSHVKDVGCLPTAHELLVQ from the coding sequence ATGTCCACCGCTGCCTCTGCGCTCCGGCCGGCGCCGCGGTGGGGTGCGCCGTCGCAGCGCCGGCTCGTTGAGCAGCACCTGGCGTCACTGCCCCACGGCCTCCAGCGCCTCCGCCACGTGCAGGAGCTCCACGCGCAGCTCCTCAAGCACGGTATCCACCTCGACCCGCTCACCGCCTCCAAGCTTATCTCCTCatacgcgctccagcgccgcctccCGGCATCCCGCCTCGTCTTCGCCTCCTTCCCCAATCGTCACGCCACCACCTTCCTCCCGAACACCCTTCTCCGCGTCTACGCGCTGAATGCCCTGCCCCACGCCGCGGTCTCTGTCTTCTCCGCCATGCCCCAGCGGGACAGCTTCACCTACTCCTTCCTCATCAAGGCGCTCTCCTCCGCGGGCTTGAACCCCCTCAGAGCGGTGCACTCCCACGTCGTTAAACTCGGGTCCATCGAGGACACCTATGTCGGGAACGCGCTGATCGACGCCTACTCCAAGAACGGCGGGTTTTTGGACGCCAGCAAGGTGTTCGAGGAAATGCCTAGACGGGATACTGTATCCTGGAACTCGGCCATGGCTGCGATGGTGCGACAGGGGGAGCTGGCAAGTGCGAGGAGGATGTTTGACGAGATGCCGGAGAAGGATACGGTAAGCTGGAACACCGTGCTGGACGGGTACACCAAGGCTGGGAAGATGGAGGAGGCGTTCGAGCTGTTTCAGTGCATGCCAGAGAGGAATGTGGTGTCGTGGTCGACGGTGGTGTCTGGTTACTGTAAGAAGGGTGACATGGAGATGGCTCGAGTGATCTTTGATAAGATGCCAACCAAGAACTTGGTAACGTGGACGATAATGGTCTCGGCATGTGCCCAGAATGGGCTTGTTGAGGAGGCTGGACGGTTGTTTACTCAGATGAAGGAAGCTGCTGTGGAACTTGATGTGGCTGCGGTTGTGAGTATCTTGGCTGCATGTGCAGAGTCAGGCTCGCTTGCTCTTGGGAAGAGGATTCACCGGTACGTGCGGACAAGGCAACTGGGGAGGTCGACCCATGTGTGCAATGCAATGATTGACATGTTTTGCAAGTGTGGATGCGTAAACCGGGCTGATTATGTCTTTGACACTGAAATAGCTGAGAAGGATTCAGTGTCATGGAACACCATAATTGGGGGATTTGCGATGCATGGGCATGGAGACAAGGCGCTGGACTTCTTTGCCCAAATGAAGCTACAAGGGTTCCGTCCTGATGCTGTGACAATGATCAACGTTCTTAGTGCATGCACACACATGGGGTTTGTGGAAGAGGGACGCCGGTATTTCTCCAATATGGAGAGGGACTATGGCATTGTGCCACAGATAGAGCATTATGGCTGCATGATTGACCTTCTTGGTCGTGGAGGGCTCATCGAGGAGGCTGTTGACCTGATAAAAAGCATGCCTTGGGACCCTAATGAGGTAATATGGGGGTCCCTTCTCAGTGCATGCCGACTGCACAAGAACGTGGAGTATGCAGAAATTGCAGTGAACGAGCTCAGTAAGCTGCAGCCCTCCAATGCAGGGAACTATGCTGTCCTTTCAAACATCTATGCAGAGGCTGGGCAGTGGAGTGACATGGCAAAGGCAAGGATGCAAATGAAAGGAACCGGGTCTCAGAAGTCAGCAGGATCAAGTTGGATTGAACTTGATGAGGCATTCCATGAGTTCACGGTGGGGGACAGAAAACACTCAGACTCGGACCAGATATCCGAGATGGTTGATAGGCTGAGTTCACATGTTAAGGATGTTGGCTGCCTTCCAACAGCTCATGAGCTGCTTGTGCAGTGA